Genomic DNA from uncultured Methanospirillum sp.:
CAACGGTACTTTTCCGGAAAGAATCGTAAAGGCACTGAGGGGAGAGACGATTGTGGGGACGAGATTTGGCATCATAATTTAAGAGGATCAAGAAAGAATAAGATAAGCACCTTTGGAGATATCCGAATATGAGTGAAGAGAAATGTACCTCATGCAACGGCCCAATGGCAGAGCAGGGATCAACTGAATTCGGTTGCCCAGCCTGTGGTGTCCGTATCAGCCGCTGCTACCGCTGCCGGGAACAGAGTGTCGAGTACGTCTGCCCGACATGTGGGTTCCGGGGGCCTTAAGGCATGGGCGATGTGGCACTGATCATCAAGGCAATGCCAGAATCCCCTGAAGTTAACCGTGAAGATATTAAGAAAG
This window encodes:
- a CDS encoding zinc finger domain-containing protein, translated to MSEEKCTSCNGPMAEQGSTEFGCPACGVRISRCYRCREQSVEYVCPTCGFRGP